The Allorhodopirellula heiligendammensis genome includes a window with the following:
- a CDS encoding glycoside hydrolase family protein, translating into MIIKNAALIVFMLATIGFFLPHAGAEDLIAETPSMNAIMDPDQIQYLGVAVNDPQMTSWGGSPIRDDEGFYHLFVARWPSRLGVNPGWRSHSEIAHFRSQYPDKGFTYQQTSLAGTGQETWDKFAPHNPLIRKYGGTYALIYIARTDPKVNSSQRIGLATSPSLNGPWTRSTEPLLAPSADPENWTYHSSCGVNNPALLKMPDGRFFLYFKAMKNGVPGTRMGLAIADNLAGPYEIQSAPVTANEQSIEDGYAFLGPDKEVHLVTTDNHGILEKGGGLHWTSSDGIQFGKPELAYHRLDAYIDKSDYPSAQTIYGSGIWKIERPQILLEDGLPTYLYGPSGISTDGDPATECHVLRLH; encoded by the coding sequence ATGATTATCAAAAATGCAGCTCTCATCGTTTTCATGCTCGCGACAATCGGGTTTTTCCTGCCGCACGCAGGTGCTGAAGACCTGATCGCAGAAACGCCGTCCATGAATGCGATCATGGATCCTGACCAAATCCAATATTTGGGCGTTGCAGTCAATGATCCGCAAATGACCAGTTGGGGTGGCAGTCCCATTCGCGACGATGAAGGTTTCTATCACCTGTTCGTCGCCCGTTGGCCTAGTCGATTGGGGGTGAATCCTGGCTGGAGATCCCACTCAGAAATCGCTCACTTTCGCTCGCAGTATCCCGACAAGGGGTTTACGTATCAACAAACTTCGCTAGCTGGAACAGGACAAGAGACCTGGGACAAGTTCGCCCCCCACAACCCATTGATCCGCAAATACGGTGGGACGTATGCGTTGATCTACATCGCGAGAACAGATCCTAAAGTAAATTCATCGCAGCGGATTGGCTTGGCAACATCACCGTCGCTCAATGGTCCGTGGACGCGAAGCACCGAACCGCTATTGGCACCTTCTGCTGATCCTGAGAACTGGACGTACCATTCATCGTGTGGCGTTAATAATCCGGCGCTGTTGAAGATGCCTGACGGTCGTTTTTTCTTGTACTTCAAAGCGATGAAGAACGGCGTGCCTGGGACGCGAATGGGACTAGCGATCGCAGATAATCTTGCTGGCCCGTATGAGATTCAGTCGGCCCCGGTGACCGCCAACGAACAGTCGATCGAAGATGGCTACGCGTTTTTGGGACCGGACAAGGAGGTACACTTAGTGACAACCGACAATCATGGGATTCTTGAAAAAGGCGGTGGCCTCCATTGGACGTCGTCCGACGGAATTCAGTTTGGGAAGCCCGAGCTAGCCTATCATCGACTCGATGCCTACATCGACAAATCCGATTACCCCAGCGCCCAGACCATCTACGGATCAGGGATTTGGAAGATCGAACGCCCGCAGATTCTACTCGAAGATGGACTGCCTACGTATCTCTATGGTCCCTCAGGCATTTCGACTGATGGCGACCCCGCTACCGAATGTCATGTCTTGCGTCTGCATTGA